Proteins from a single region of Desulfolutivibrio sulfoxidireducens:
- a CDS encoding nitrogenase component 1, with amino-acid sequence MKDAPFVSTTNACKLCTPLGAALAFRGIEGAIPFLHGSQGCATYMRRYIISHFREPMDIASSALGEKQAVFGGGPNLKKGILNVMEKYGATVIGVATTCLTETIGDDVPRLVYEFKKEFADLPLPEIVTVSTPSYSGTHMDGWHAAMAATVDQLADPEPVRHGGVNVLPGFVSPEDIRHVKDIFEDFGLAATILPDISETMDGPALLDYEKIPKGGTPVSGIKAMSGARATVEFGRLLGLAESAGHVLQRRFGVPRVSLGLPMGIRETDALFAALEDISGRPTPARYARERGRYVDSLVDGHKYVSGKRAVVYGEEDLVIGLTAFLAEIGVHPVLVATGGKDKGFKAAVAAACADMVPELPAIREGVDFFDIAAEAGELAPDLMIGHSKGYRYAKQWNAPLVRVGFPLHDRFGGQRVRHLSYGGAQALFDRVVNAVLARQQDACPVGYGYL; translated from the coding sequence ATGAAAGACGCGCCCTTCGTCTCCACCACCAACGCCTGCAAGCTGTGTACGCCCCTGGGCGCGGCCCTGGCCTTTCGGGGCATCGAGGGGGCCATCCCCTTCCTGCACGGCTCCCAGGGCTGCGCCACCTACATGCGCCGCTACATCATCAGCCACTTCCGCGAGCCCATGGACATCGCCTCCTCGGCGCTCGGCGAAAAGCAGGCGGTCTTCGGCGGCGGCCCGAACCTTAAAAAGGGCATCTTAAACGTCATGGAGAAGTACGGGGCCACGGTCATAGGCGTGGCCACCACCTGCCTGACCGAGACCATCGGCGACGACGTGCCCCGGCTGGTCTACGAATTCAAGAAGGAATTCGCGGACCTGCCCCTGCCCGAGATCGTGACCGTGTCCACCCCGAGCTATTCCGGCACGCACATGGACGGCTGGCACGCGGCCATGGCCGCCACAGTGGACCAACTCGCCGATCCCGAGCCGGTCCGGCACGGCGGGGTGAACGTCCTGCCGGGGTTCGTCTCCCCGGAGGACATCCGGCACGTCAAGGACATCTTCGAGGACTTCGGCCTGGCCGCGACCATATTGCCGGACATCTCCGAGACCATGGATGGGCCCGCGCTTCTCGACTACGAAAAGATCCCCAAGGGCGGCACGCCCGTCTCCGGCATCAAGGCCATGTCCGGGGCCAGGGCCACGGTGGAGTTCGGCCGGCTTCTGGGGCTGGCCGAGAGCGCCGGCCACGTGCTTCAGCGCCGTTTCGGCGTGCCCCGGGTGTCGCTTGGCCTGCCCATGGGCATCCGCGAGACCGACGCCCTGTTCGCGGCCCTCGAAGACATCTCCGGCCGGCCCACCCCGGCCCGCTACGCCCGCGAACGCGGCCGCTACGTGGATTCGCTGGTGGACGGCCACAAGTACGTCTCGGGGAAAAGGGCCGTGGTCTACGGCGAAGAGGATCTGGTCATCGGCCTGACCGCGTTTCTGGCCGAGATCGGCGTCCACCCCGTCTTGGTGGCCACCGGCGGCAAGGACAAGGGTTTCAAGGCCGCCGTGGCCGCGGCCTGCGCCGACATGGTCCCCGAACTCCCGGCCATCCGCGAGGGCGTGGACTTCTTCGACATCGCCGCCGAGGCCGGGGAACTGGCCCCGGACCTCATGATCGGCCACAGCAAGGGCTACCGCTACGCCAAACAGTGGAACGCGCCCCTGGTGCGCGTGGGCTTCCCCCTTCACGACCGTTTCGGCGGCCAGCGGGTGCGCCATCTGTCCTACGGCGGGGCCCAGGCCCTTTTCGACCGGGTGGTCAACGCCGTCCTGGCCCGCCAGCAGGACGCCTGTCCCGTGGGCTACGGCTACCTGTAA
- a CDS encoding TIGR03960 family B12-binding radical SAM protein, whose translation MRDILTLVPKPSHFAGSEWGAVRKPQASARVALAFPDLYEVGMSYLGQAILYEAVNRRPELAAERVYAPSREAAEVLRHKGAPLCTLETDTPLADCDMLAFHLTHELCYTNVLFMLDLAGLPLLSSQRDAAMPLVAAGGGCAFNPEPLAPFIDIAVLGDGEDILPDILLAVRDSRARGEDRRTLLLSLSRLPGVYVPSFFEPAPGGGVRPLVPGYDHVEKALVPDLDAAVFPANRPVSFGQAVHDRLAVEIARGCTRGCRFCHAGMIYRPVRERSLATIASLVDAGLAATGFEELSFLSLSTGDFSALESLFCQFAAKCRREQVAISLPSLRAGTLSDSMLAIMAGIRRTGATVAPEAATQRLRDVINKGISEQDILSHAGRLFARGWQQVKLYFMIGLPTETRADVQGIFELCHRVLALAPPGTKRLQVTAAVSPFVPKPHTPFQWERQDSREETAEKLAFLRSLFSTNKKLTMRWHDPAMSRLEGVFSRGDRNLAPAVLRAYRAGALFCDWADHFKPSLWDDAFAAEGIDSDAYLAARDPDAPLPWDHLHTGVSTAFLKLERRRSRQGHVTPDCRFGDCSGCGVCSFEGRRCGLPSQAHLDIRPRLNRESLELPAVPQPDTPSEDDLTRKAGHYRVWYAKLGPAAFLSQLELQSVFERSLRRAGVAPTFSAGFHPLPLLSFGWALPVGVESRAEWFAVFLRTPLSPDAFARLLAPALPEGLILSHVEELPMGRKVSQPEAEEFFLRIREPHAQAALDAIRAFAAQAHFPFLRVTKKGTKSEDIRPILETIEPLSPDTVRLVFSWREKYISPLKLVRAVCPDTPPEAIGLVKTQQIFGGLRPPNPPAGG comes from the coding sequence ATGCGCGACATCCTGACCCTGGTTCCCAAACCAAGCCACTTCGCCGGAAGCGAGTGGGGCGCGGTGCGAAAGCCCCAGGCCTCGGCCCGCGTGGCCCTGGCCTTCCCCGACCTCTACGAGGTCGGCATGTCCTACCTCGGTCAGGCCATCCTCTACGAGGCCGTCAACCGTCGCCCGGAGCTGGCCGCCGAGCGGGTTTACGCCCCATCGAGGGAGGCCGCCGAGGTCCTGCGCCACAAGGGCGCCCCCCTGTGTACCCTGGAGACCGACACCCCCCTGGCCGACTGCGACATGCTGGCCTTTCACCTGACCCACGAGCTGTGCTACACCAACGTCCTTTTTATGCTCGATCTGGCCGGGCTGCCGCTTCTCTCCAGCCAGCGCGACGCCGCCATGCCCCTGGTGGCCGCCGGCGGCGGTTGCGCCTTCAACCCCGAACCACTGGCCCCCTTTATCGACATCGCGGTCCTGGGCGACGGCGAGGACATCCTGCCGGACATCCTTCTGGCCGTGCGCGATTCCCGGGCCCGGGGCGAGGACCGGCGCACCCTGCTTCTTTCCCTGTCCAGGCTGCCCGGGGTCTATGTGCCGTCCTTTTTCGAGCCCGCCCCGGGCGGCGGCGTCCGGCCCCTGGTTCCCGGCTATGACCACGTGGAAAAGGCCCTGGTCCCGGACCTGGACGCCGCCGTGTTCCCGGCCAACCGGCCGGTGTCCTTCGGACAGGCCGTGCATGACCGCCTGGCCGTGGAGATCGCCCGGGGCTGCACCCGGGGCTGCCGCTTCTGCCACGCGGGCATGATCTACCGCCCCGTACGCGAACGAAGCCTTGCGACCATCGCCTCCCTGGTGGATGCGGGCCTGGCCGCCACCGGGTTCGAGGAACTCTCCTTCCTCTCCCTGTCCACCGGAGATTTCTCGGCCCTGGAAAGCCTCTTTTGCCAGTTCGCCGCAAAATGCCGCCGCGAACAGGTCGCCATCTCCCTGCCGTCGCTTCGGGCCGGCACCCTAAGCGACTCCATGCTCGCGATCATGGCCGGCATCCGGCGCACCGGGGCCACCGTGGCCCCGGAGGCCGCCACCCAGCGCCTGCGCGACGTGATCAACAAGGGCATCAGCGAACAGGATATCCTCTCCCACGCCGGACGCCTGTTCGCCCGGGGCTGGCAACAGGTCAAACTCTATTTCATGATCGGTCTTCCCACCGAGACCCGGGCCGACGTCCAGGGCATCTTCGAACTGTGTCACAGGGTCCTGGCCCTGGCCCCGCCGGGAACCAAACGCCTCCAGGTCACGGCCGCCGTGTCCCCCTTCGTGCCCAAACCCCACACCCCCTTCCAGTGGGAACGCCAGGACTCAAGGGAGGAGACCGCCGAAAAGCTCGCCTTTTTGCGGTCCCTGTTTTCCACCAATAAAAAACTGACCATGCGTTGGCATGATCCGGCCATGAGCCGCCTGGAAGGCGTCTTCTCACGCGGCGACCGCAACCTGGCCCCGGCCGTGCTGCGGGCCTACCGGGCCGGTGCGCTTTTCTGCGACTGGGCGGACCACTTCAAACCATCCCTGTGGGACGACGCCTTCGCCGCCGAGGGCATCGACTCCGACGCCTATCTGGCCGCCCGGGACCCGGACGCCCCCCTGCCCTGGGATCACCTGCATACCGGCGTCTCCACCGCCTTTCTCAAACTCGAACGCCGCCGCTCCCGCCAGGGCCATGTCACCCCGGACTGCCGCTTCGGGGACTGCTCCGGGTGCGGGGTCTGCTCCTTCGAGGGCCGGCGTTGCGGACTGCCCTCCCAGGCCCATCTGGACATCCGCCCCCGGCTCAACCGCGAGAGCCTGGAACTTCCGGCCGTTCCGCAACCCGATACTCCCTCCGAGGACGACCTGACCCGCAAGGCCGGCCACTACCGGGTGTGGTACGCCAAGCTCGGGCCGGCCGCTTTCTTAAGCCAACTCGAATTGCAAAGCGTCTTCGAACGCTCCCTGCGCCGGGCCGGCGTGGCCCCGACCTTTTCCGCCGGCTTCCACCCCCTGCCGCTTTTGTCCTTCGGCTGGGCCCTGCCCGTGGGCGTGGAAAGTCGCGCCGAATGGTTCGCCGTCTTCCTGCGTACCCCCCTCTCCCCGGACGCCTTCGCCCGCCTTCTGGCCCCGGCCCTGCCCGAAGGTCTCATCCTCTCCCACGTGGAGGAACTGCCCATGGGCCGCAAGGTGTCCCAGCCCGAGGCCGAGGAATTTTTCCTGCGCATCCGGGAACCCCACGCCCAAGCCGCTCTCGACGCCATACGCGCCTTCGCCGCCCAGGCCCACTTTCCCTTCCTGCGGGTGACCAAAAAAGGCACGAAAAGCGAGGACATCCGGCCCATCCTGGAAACCATCGAGCCCCTTTCCCCCGATACCGTGCGCCTTGTCTTCTCCTGGCGCGAGAAATATATCAGTCCCCTGAAACTGGTGCGCGCCGTGTGCCCCGATACCCCGCCCGAGGCCATCGGGCTGGTCAAGACACAACAGATTTTCGGGGGGCTCCGCCCCCCGAACCCCCCGGCAGGGGGCTAA
- a CDS encoding chemotaxis protein — translation MAQTNILLESGTNELEIVEFFLDESLPSGAKYTGHYGVNVAKVLEIIRMPKVTELPQTPHPCVMGTFNLRNKVVPLVDLCRWLGKEKYQSDTDKVVVTEFNNVVNAFRVSGVNRIHRLSWERIDPPSRQVSVFSGESVTGVVRMEDRILFILDMEKIIGDLNPNLALRELDEKTFVEERMELPDKDMVFRVLVADDSGTIRNMMVKSLERAGFEVTAAINGREAWDILCRFKETIQAEGKTLFDFVHIVISDIEMPAMDGHSLTKRIKEDPVLCQLPVILFSSLITESLRHKGLAVGADEQVSKPDMKILAERARELAYNNIVALRR, via the coding sequence ATGGCGCAGACCAATATTCTTCTTGAATCAGGCACAAATGAGCTTGAAATCGTAGAATTTTTTCTGGATGAAAGCCTGCCCTCCGGCGCGAAATACACCGGACATTACGGCGTCAACGTGGCCAAGGTTCTGGAAATCATCCGCATGCCCAAGGTCACGGAGCTTCCCCAGACCCCGCATCCGTGCGTCATGGGCACCTTCAACCTGCGCAACAAGGTTGTGCCGTTGGTCGACTTGTGTAGATGGCTTGGCAAGGAGAAGTATCAAAGCGACACGGACAAGGTTGTGGTCACGGAGTTCAACAACGTGGTCAACGCCTTTCGGGTTTCCGGGGTCAACCGCATCCATCGTCTGAGTTGGGAGCGCATCGATCCGCCCAGCCGCCAGGTCAGCGTGTTTTCCGGGGAGAGCGTAACCGGCGTGGTGCGCATGGAGGACCGGATCCTTTTCATTTTGGACATGGAAAAGATCATCGGGGACTTAAATCCCAATCTGGCCCTGCGCGAACTGGACGAGAAGACGTTCGTCGAAGAGCGCATGGAGCTTCCTGACAAGGACATGGTCTTCAGGGTGCTGGTGGCCGACGATTCGGGCACCATCCGCAACATGATGGTCAAGTCCCTGGAGCGGGCCGGGTTCGAGGTGACGGCGGCGATCAACGGCCGCGAGGCCTGGGACATCCTGTGTCGCTTCAAGGAGACGATCCAGGCCGAGGGCAAGACTCTTTTCGATTTTGTGCACATCGTTATTTCCGACATCGAGATGCCGGCCATGGACGGGCACAGCCTGACCAAGCGCATCAAGGAGGACCCGGTTCTGTGTCAGCTTCCGGTGATCCTTTTTTCCTCGCTGATCACCGAGAGCCTGCGGCACAAGGGTCTTGCCGTGGGGGCCGACGAGCAGGTGTCCAAGCCGGACATGAAGATTCTGGCCGAGCGGGCCAGGGAACTGGCCTACAACAACATTGTCGCCTTGCGGCGTTAG
- a CDS encoding transporter substrate-binding domain-containing protein has translation MLNPAMFRRWLLAPLLAMALSPAVSPVIPASAREKTLTVLVFHRPPYYIVENGRPVGGLLVDITRKALVAANIPHVFVEAPPKRILKTLADDQEYACSVGWFKTTERERFARFSDPIYTGQPMGAAMRPDLAKTLPHDPAIADLAHKNLRLGLRAGFSYGEWLDAKLAGHRGTTDLSVTENHQLLEMIARNRIDYTVIDPEEYAWLVSQSQDIRKHTTFVALRDIPPETPRHLMCGQAVPPEVIARLNAALVRPPTEPSPERTKIPSPAP, from the coding sequence ATGCTCAATCCCGCCATGTTTCGCCGTTGGCTTCTCGCCCCGCTGCTGGCCATGGCCCTTTCCCCGGCCGTCTCCCCGGTCATCCCCGCATCCGCCCGGGAAAAAACCCTGACCGTCCTGGTCTTCCACCGGCCGCCCTACTACATTGTGGAAAATGGCCGGCCCGTTGGAGGCCTCCTCGTCGACATCACCCGAAAGGCCCTTGTCGCGGCGAACATCCCCCACGTCTTCGTGGAGGCCCCCCCAAAACGCATCCTCAAGACCCTCGCGGACGACCAGGAATACGCCTGCTCCGTGGGCTGGTTCAAAACCACGGAGCGCGAACGCTTTGCCCGGTTCAGCGACCCCATCTATACCGGCCAGCCCATGGGCGCGGCCATGCGCCCCGACCTGGCGAAAACGCTGCCGCATGATCCCGCCATCGCCGATCTGGCGCACAAAAACCTGAGACTTGGCCTGCGCGCGGGATTCTCCTACGGGGAGTGGCTGGACGCAAAACTGGCCGGACACCGGGGCACGACCGACCTGTCGGTGACCGAAAACCACCAGCTCCTGGAGATGATCGCCCGCAACCGTATCGACTACACCGTCATCGACCCCGAGGAATACGCCTGGCTCGTCTCCCAAAGCCAGGATATCCGCAAACACACCACGTTCGTCGCCCTGCGCGACATCCCCCCGGAGACCCCCCGCCATCTCATGTGCGGCCAGGCCGTGCCCCCGGAGGTCATCGCCCGCCTCAACGCCGCCCTGGTCCGTCCGCCGACGGAACCGAGCCCGGAACGCACAAAAATACCCTCTCCCGCCCCATAA
- a CDS encoding M16 family metallopeptidase, whose protein sequence is MLRKMMLAVMLVVVLAGVAVAGSDASVPRVYVLKNGMTVAVLEDERFPLASVRLYVHAGSAYETPEQSGISHLLEHMVFKSTETRGAGQAAKDIESAGGAVNAATSFDYTMYYADLPADRWLVGLEVIKDMIFGARFEPSELESEKKVVLAEIDRGRDDPQDVMFQDLQALMWPGTGYERPIIGSRERVAGFSREDLKAHVARWYQPQSMLLVVAGKVDAGEVLHKAEALFGDMKNDRTIIPPMPLVRTAGARPEVKVEFGEWNKVYLSVAFPTPGMRAPREAALEIFAQLLGGDETSRLYRRFKYEKRLVDEISASSMTLERGGILYIGATLDAANLETFWKELLDDLAGLKAEDFTDREIERAKLNLEDALFRARETIPGLAAKFGSFVFFGYGTGGEANYLRAAGQVDRKELQGVIDAWLKPGDLRAVALLPRDAQGKVSAEALEKAVAAVWPAGAGAAKTDLAGTKAGGTEIVDLGGGHRLVLSPDQALPYAAVSMVFAGGDMLLAPDEQGLAQLASDALIMGTTKRGAVEIQDFLSDRAASLSAASGRDTFSVEARYPSRFAADLLGLFAEVLREPAFAEKEVERTRQSQLAGIKRQEDEPMGLAFRKLFPFLYSGGGYSYTRLGDPARVAAFTPDDARRFMARQMRMPWVLSVCGEFDRAKVVELATSLAAWCGPAEPYAFATPEWGKKREEKLTLAERNQSHLLLVFPVPGTNAPQTPGLELLNTVLAGQGGLLFKDLREKESLGYSVTSFLWQSVHTGFMAFYIGTEPQKAERAMEGFKRVAAGLAAADLPEAEVSRAKNLLWGDYHRERQRLGARSNEAARELVYGYGLDHDREVIEKAVTLSAKDLRDLAGKYLDPGKAYVMRIEP, encoded by the coding sequence ATGTTACGCAAGATGATGTTGGCGGTGATGTTGGTGGTCGTTCTGGCGGGCGTGGCCGTGGCCGGGTCCGATGCGAGTGTCCCCCGGGTGTACGTGCTTAAAAACGGGATGACCGTGGCCGTGTTGGAGGACGAGCGCTTTCCGTTGGCCTCGGTGCGGCTGTACGTGCATGCCGGATCGGCCTACGAGACGCCGGAGCAGTCCGGGATCAGCCATCTGCTGGAGCACATGGTGTTCAAGAGCACCGAGACCCGGGGGGCCGGGCAGGCGGCCAAGGACATCGAGAGCGCCGGGGGTGCTGTGAACGCGGCCACCAGTTTCGACTATACCATGTACTATGCCGACCTGCCGGCGGACCGGTGGCTGGTGGGGCTTGAGGTCATCAAGGACATGATTTTCGGGGCCAGGTTCGAGCCCTCGGAGCTTGAGAGCGAAAAAAAGGTGGTCCTGGCCGAGATCGACCGGGGCCGCGACGATCCGCAGGACGTGATGTTCCAGGACCTGCAGGCCCTGATGTGGCCGGGGACGGGGTATGAGCGGCCGATCATCGGGTCCAGGGAACGGGTGGCCGGGTTTTCCCGTGAGGACCTCAAGGCCCATGTGGCGCGGTGGTATCAGCCCCAGTCCATGCTTTTGGTGGTGGCCGGCAAGGTCGACGCCGGCGAGGTGCTGCACAAGGCCGAGGCCCTTTTCGGGGACATGAAAAACGACCGGACCATCATTCCGCCCATGCCCCTGGTCCGGACGGCCGGGGCCAGGCCCGAGGTCAAGGTGGAGTTCGGGGAGTGGAACAAGGTCTATCTGAGCGTGGCCTTTCCCACCCCGGGCATGCGCGCGCCACGGGAGGCGGCGCTTGAGATCTTCGCCCAGCTTCTGGGCGGGGACGAGACCTCGCGTTTGTACCGCCGGTTCAAGTACGAAAAGCGGCTGGTGGACGAGATTTCGGCCTCGTCCATGACCCTTGAGCGCGGGGGGATTTTGTATATCGGGGCCACGCTCGACGCGGCCAATCTGGAGACCTTCTGGAAGGAGCTTCTGGACGACCTGGCCGGGCTCAAGGCCGAGGACTTCACGGACCGGGAGATCGAGCGGGCCAAGCTCAACCTGGAGGACGCCCTGTTTCGGGCCAGGGAGACCATCCCGGGGCTGGCCGCGAAATTCGGCTCGTTCGTGTTTTTCGGGTACGGGACCGGGGGCGAGGCCAATTATCTGCGGGCGGCCGGGCAGGTGGACAGAAAGGAGCTTCAGGGCGTGATCGACGCCTGGCTCAAGCCGGGCGATCTGCGGGCCGTGGCCCTTCTGCCCCGGGACGCCCAGGGCAAGGTTTCCGCCGAGGCCCTGGAAAAGGCCGTGGCCGCCGTCTGGCCGGCCGGGGCCGGCGCGGCGAAAACCGACCTCGCGGGCACAAAGGCCGGCGGGACCGAGATCGTCGATCTGGGCGGCGGACACCGGCTGGTCCTTTCACCGGACCAGGCCTTGCCCTATGCCGCCGTATCCATGGTCTTCGCCGGCGGGGACATGCTTTTGGCCCCTGACGAACAGGGCCTGGCCCAACTGGCCTCGGACGCCCTGATCATGGGTACGACCAAGCGCGGGGCCGTGGAGATCCAGGACTTTTTGTCCGACCGGGCGGCCTCGCTTTCCGCCGCGTCCGGGCGGGACACGTTCAGTGTCGAGGCGCGCTATCCGTCGCGGTTCGCCGCTGACCTGCTGGGGCTTTTCGCCGAGGTCTTGCGCGAGCCGGCCTTTGCGGAAAAGGAAGTGGAGCGGACCAGGCAAAGCCAGCTTGCGGGCATCAAGCGCCAGGAGGACGAGCCCATGGGGCTGGCCTTCCGCAAGCTTTTCCCCTTTCTCTATTCCGGGGGCGGCTATTCCTATACCCGGCTGGGCGATCCGGCCCGGGTGGCGGCCTTTACCCCGGACGACGCGCGCCGGTTCATGGCCAGGCAGATGCGTATGCCGTGGGTCTTGTCCGTGTGCGGGGAGTTCGACCGGGCCAAGGTGGTGGAGCTGGCCACCTCGCTTGCCGCGTGGTGCGGTCCGGCCGAGCCGTATGCCTTCGCCACTCCCGAATGGGGCAAGAAGCGGGAGGAGAAGCTGACCCTGGCCGAGCGCAACCAGTCCCATCTCCTGCTGGTTTTTCCGGTGCCCGGCACGAACGCTCCGCAGACGCCGGGGCTTGAGCTGCTCAACACCGTCCTGGCCGGGCAGGGGGGCCTTTTGTTCAAGGACCTGCGCGAGAAGGAGAGTCTGGGCTATTCGGTAACCTCGTTTTTGTGGCAGTCGGTCCATACCGGATTCATGGCCTTTTATATCGGCACCGAGCCCCAAAAGGCCGAGCGGGCCATGGAAGGCTTCAAGCGGGTGGCGGCTGGGCTGGCGGCGGCCGATCTGCCCGAGGCCGAGGTGTCGCGGGCCAAGAACCTCTTGTGGGGCGACTACCACCGCGAGCGGCAGCGGCTTGGGGCGCGAAGCAACGAGGCCGCCCGGGAGTTGGTGTACGGCTATGGCCTCGACCATGACCGGGAGGTCATCGAGAAGGCCGTGACCCTGTCGGCCAAGGACCTGCGTGATCTGGCCGGAAAGTATCTCGATCCGGGGAAGGCCTACGTGATGCGTATCGAGCCGTAG
- a CDS encoding radical SAM protein: MIPERDASRHPCFNKAASGHCGRVHLPVAPKCNIRCNYCDRKHDCVNESRPGVSSAVLTPPQALAYMRQVLEREPRITVAGIAGPGDPMANWAETHHTLRLLKEHYPHLLFCLSTNGLALPDHVDELAEVGATHVTVTINAVDPAVGAEIYGWVRDGKLILRGRDAAALLIGRQLESVRRLKDRGITVKINTILIPGKNDHHIGQVAATVAALGADIHNIIPMFPTANTPFEDIPEPGKEQVEAARRASVVHLPQMTHCRRCRADAVGLLCSDLSGELSETLRACSRIVPGAGENRPYVAVASREGMLINLHLGEAWAFHIYGKNDEGVFLVEERAAPEPGGGPRRWEELARTLKDCRAILCSAYGETPAKILMDRGIMVHGCAGLVEDGVEEAFGTGGLTSLKSRRQGLSGACRCGGGSGEGCG, from the coding sequence ATGATTCCCGAAAGAGACGCCTCCCGCCACCCCTGCTTCAACAAGGCCGCCTCGGGACACTGCGGCCGGGTGCACCTGCCCGTGGCCCCCAAATGCAATATCCGCTGCAACTACTGCGACCGCAAGCACGACTGCGTCAACGAATCGCGCCCCGGGGTGTCCAGCGCCGTGCTCACCCCGCCCCAGGCCCTGGCCTACATGAGGCAGGTCCTGGAACGCGAGCCGCGCATCACCGTGGCCGGCATCGCCGGACCCGGCGACCCCATGGCCAACTGGGCCGAGACCCACCACACCCTGCGGCTGCTCAAGGAACACTACCCGCACCTGCTCTTCTGCCTGTCCACCAACGGCCTGGCCCTGCCCGACCATGTGGACGAACTGGCCGAGGTCGGGGCCACCCACGTCACCGTGACCATCAACGCCGTGGACCCGGCCGTCGGCGCCGAGATCTACGGCTGGGTGCGCGACGGCAAACTGATCCTGCGCGGCCGCGACGCCGCCGCACTGCTCATCGGCCGCCAGCTCGAATCCGTGCGCCGGCTCAAGGACCGGGGCATCACCGTCAAGATCAACACCATCCTCATTCCCGGCAAGAACGACCACCACATCGGCCAGGTGGCCGCCACCGTGGCCGCTCTTGGCGCGGACATCCACAACATCATCCCCATGTTCCCCACGGCCAACACGCCCTTTGAGGACATCCCCGAACCCGGCAAGGAGCAGGTCGAGGCCGCCCGCCGGGCATCCGTGGTCCACCTGCCCCAGATGACCCACTGCCGTCGCTGCCGGGCCGACGCGGTGGGCCTTTTGTGCTCGGACCTGTCCGGCGAACTGAGCGAGACGCTTCGGGCCTGCTCCCGCATCGTGCCCGGGGCGGGGGAAAACCGGCCGTACGTGGCCGTGGCCAGCCGCGAGGGCATGCTCATCAACCTGCACCTGGGCGAGGCCTGGGCCTTCCATATCTACGGCAAAAACGACGAGGGCGTCTTCCTTGTCGAGGAACGCGCCGCCCCGGAACCCGGCGGCGGCCCAAGGCGCTGGGAGGAACTGGCCCGGACGCTTAAGGACTGCCGCGCGATATTGTGCTCGGCCTACGGCGAGACGCCGGCCAAAATCCTTATGGATCGGGGGATCATGGTCCACGGCTGCGCCGGCCTTGTGGAGGACGGCGTGGAGGAGGCCTTCGGGACAGGGGGACTGACGAGCCTCAAGTCCCGCCGCCAGGGCCTCTCCGGGGCCTGCCGGTGCGGCGGCGGCAGCGGCGAGGGGTGTGGATGA